One Malus sylvestris chromosome 14, drMalSylv7.2, whole genome shotgun sequence DNA segment encodes these proteins:
- the LOC126598803 gene encoding ras-related protein RABA6a-like, with protein sequence MLMGDSIDEECDYLFKAVLIGDSGVGKSNLLSRFSKDEFRLDSKPTIGVEFAYRNIKVADKLVKAQIWDTAGQERFRAITSSYYRGALGAILVYDISARQSFENVRNWLRELREFGNSDMVIVLVGNKSDLSQSRQVDEEEGKSLAEAEGLCFMETSALENVNVEQVFLDMVYKIHEITRQKILEAKVEETSAASTSLGGATETIHIGDDLEVTATKKSSYCCSN encoded by the exons ATGTTGATGGGTGATTCGATCGATGAAGAGTGTGATTACTTGTTTAAGGCAGTATTGATCGGAGACTCCGGAGTTGGCAAATCAAATTTGCTGTCCAGGTTTTCCAAAGACGAATTCCGGTTGGATTCCAAGCCCACCATCGGCGTCGAATTCGCTTACCGGAATATCAAGGTCGCTGATAAACTTGTCAAGGCTCAAATTTGGGACACTGCCGGCCAAGAAAG ATTTAGAGCAATCACGAGCTCATACTACCGTGGGGCGCTCGGCGCCATTCTAGTGTACGACATTTCCGCGAGACAATCCTTCGAAAACGTGAGAAACTGGCTGCGGGAGCTTCGCGAATTTGGCAACTCCGACATGGTCATCGTCCTCGTCGGAAACAAGTCGGACTTGAGCCAGTCTCGACAGGTCGATGAGGAAGAAGGCAAAAGTTTAGCAGAGGCAGAAGGCTTGTGCTTCATGGAAACTTCTGCGTTAGAGAATGTGAACGTGGAGCAAGTGTTTTTGGATATGGTTTATAAGATTCATGAAATTACTAGGCAAAAGATTTTGGAAGCAAAAGTGGAAGAAACGAGTGCTGCGAGTACAAGTCTTGGTGGTGCGACAGAAACCATCCATATTGGTGATGATCTTGAAGTTACGGCTACTAAAAAATCTAGTTATTGTTGCTCAAATTAG
- the LOC126598801 gene encoding uncharacterized protein LOC126598801 isoform X3: MELGLTWPSIWMYLRMLIHSRTPARQPFLDSTKSVVEPMRGHWAPLIPIGLQFIPLKNNLTPLSLSIFQSCPSLSHTISLATSLRTQSTPDLKEVIIPPINLSCSPGRVLLTRCPSSGREEKVSGLVEEVVKPRKRWSKKEKLDLVLSLPSPCSSSIDDEYRGSLDRIGQLMTDLIMWRNVARSSLWFGLGSLFFLSFCFAKGINFSIFFRISQIGLLFLGASFVSNSICQRRAIHDPQGSSVLSYGSKVWASYNILEALYAWLIYFCTATPSLNST, encoded by the exons ATGGAATTGGGGCTAACGTGGCCATCAATTTGGATGTATCTCCGCATGCTCATCCACAGTAGGACACCAGCCAGGCAACCATTTCTTGATTCAACTAAATCAGTAGTGGAGCCAATGCGGGGGCATTGGGCTCCCTTGATCCCAATAGGTTTGCAATTTATccctttaaaaaataatttgaccCCTTTATCCCTTTCAATTTTCCAATCCTGCCCTTCCCTTTCTCACACTATCAGTCTCGCCACTTCTCTCAGAACCCAGTCCACACCAGATCTAAAAGAAGTCATCATTCCTCCCATCAATCTCTCTTGTTCTCCAGGTCGCGTTCTCCTGACTCGGTGTCCTTCCTCTGGTCGAGAAGAGAAAGTCTCGGGCTTAGTGGAGGAGGTTGTGAAGCCAAGAAAAAGGtggtccaagaaggaaaagctGGATTTGGTTCTCAGTTTGCCATCCCCATGTTCATCATCAA TCGATGATGAGTATCGAGGTAGTCTTGATCGAATTGGGCAACTCATGACTGATCTGATTATGTGGAGAAATGTTGCAAGGTCGAgcctttggtttggtttggggtCGCTCTTCTTCCTTTCCTTTTGCTTTGCCAAAGGAATTAACTTTAG CATTTTTTTCAGGATTTCCCAAATCggacttttgtttttgggtgctTCATTTGTCTCCAATTCAATCTGTCAAAG GAGAGCCATCCATGATCCTCAAG GTAGCTCCGTTCTTTCTTATGGGAGCAAAGTATGGGCATCTTATAACATTTTGGAGGCTCTGTATGCTTG GTTGATATATTTTTGCACTGCAACACCTTCGTTGAATTCTACGTGA
- the LOC126598799 gene encoding golgin candidate 2-like isoform X2: MANWISSKLRAAETLLQQIDQQAAESLRKNEKQIADELSLETPTKAGGSVPLKDQLKKKTLENQISDYRGKLTSDPCLNIVSNKININDDGSSGNSNRDREIVGIPKPRKSLTDSDWTQLLSSTPNRGTTSAASRGSGFPGVHSLRKDGRRQGSASSTSSLSVLEVKRSQKSGGNNIVKTPRRASGGEGSKLNAKVSDGEESGFSVSDTPERSSRVELKRDGKILEGRQLDFRDVGLNTLEEIKDKGNEENGERFDIKELSSEGNLHSVKKDDWGSNKKLEGANVGDRLRKNESNEASRSSTSDDLRRGFTSVTDGSSESDTDSGSSSDSESEREKEERRKKREKILAEKAAAKAVEAIKERENMVARLEGEKQSLEKILEEQVKQQAQEASKLQMTMMETMEAADLEKQKHNNTRMEAFVRLAKLETANADLAKSLANVQWNLQLEANQVAELRQQIELKEVNQEELRRKISDTHQTKLSLKKMAASKGIELEREILEAEYAFVTDKVVRLQDKAQKLEANIEFTRKEIDDPTEVEIELKRRLAQMTDHLIHKQAQVEALSSEKATLMFRIEAVSRLLDESKSLTEFSATSSRDIESGRPLFEDRIRSGRKHLGSALQQLESIFLAGVVFLRRNPTAKIWSGIYFLCLHLWVIYILMSHSQASNEIKSGSVISLENINNTAGV, encoded by the exons ATGGCGAACTGGATCTCCTCCAAGCTCAGAGCCGCCGAAACTCTCCTCCAACAG ATCGATCAGCAAGCTGCGGAGTCGCTGCGGAAAAACGAGAAGCAGATCGCCGACGAATTGAGCTTGGAGACTCCGACGAAAGCGGGGGGCAGTGTGCCTTTGAAGGATCAGTTGAAGaagaaaaccctagaaaatcaAATTAGTGATTATCGCGGAAAATTAACCAGCGATCCGTGCTTAAACATTGTTAGTAACAAGATTAACATTAATGATGATGGTAGTAGTGGTAACAGTAATAGGGATAGAGAGATTGTTGGAATTCCGAAACCAAGGAAGAGTCTTACTGATAGTGACTGGACTCAACTCCTTAGTAGTACACCGAATCGGGGAACTACTTCTGCCGCGAGTCGCGGCAGTGGTTTCCCCGGGGTTCATAGTTTGAGGAAGGATGGTAGGAGGCAGGGGAGTGCCAGTTCCACATCGAGTTTGTCGGTTTTGGAGGTTAAGAGGAGTCAAAAGAGTGGTGGTAATAATATTGTGAAGACCCCGCGGAGGGCAAGTGGTGGGGAAGGAAGTAAGTTGAATGCGAAAGTAAGTGATGGGGAGGAATCTGGCTTTTCTGTTTCAGATACACCGGAGAGGTCTTCTCGTGTTGAGTTGAAGCGTGATGGTAAGATTTTGGAAGGACGACAGTTGGATTTTAGAGATGTGGGTTTAAACACTTTGGAGGAAATAAAAGATAAGGGAAATGAGGAAAATGGTGAGCGTTTTGATATTAAGGAGCTTTCTTCCGAGGGTAATTTACATTCAGTAAAGAAGGACGATTGGGGTTCTAATAAGAAGTTAGAAGGGGCGAATGTGGGTGATCGGTTGAGAAAGAATGAGTCTAATGAAGCATCTAGAAGTTCTACCTCTGATGATTTAAGGCGAGGTTTTACTTCGGTAACTGATGGGAGCTCTGAGTCGGACACAGACTCAGGTTCAAGTTCTGATTCCGAGAGTGAGCGTgaaaaggaggaaaggagaaagaagagggaGAAGATTCTGGCGGAGAAAGCGGCAGCTAAAGCTGTGGAGGCCATCAAAGAGAGGGAAAATATGGTTGCCAGATTGGAGGGCGAGAAGCAGAGCTTGGAAAAAATACTTGAAGAGCAAGTGAAACAACAAGCACAAGAG GCTTCAAAGCTGCAAATGACTATGATGGAAACCATGGAAGCTGCTGATTTAGAAAAGCAGAAACATAACAACACTAGAATGGAAGCCTTTGTGCGGTTGGCTAAACTGGAG ACTGCAAATGCAGACCTTGCAAAATCCCTAGCCAATGTTCAATGGAATCTTCAATTAGAG GCGAATCAGGTAGCAGAACTTCGACAGCAAATTGAGTTAAAAGAAGTGAACCAGGAAG aGCTCAGGAGGAAGATCTCCGACACTCATCAAACAAAATTATCTCTAAAGAAAATGGCAGCGTCAAAAGGGATTGAACTTGAACGAGAGATTTTGGAGGCAGAGTATGCCTTTGTTACCGATAAAGTTGTGCGATTGCAAGATAAG GCACAGAAGCTGGAAGCAAACATTGAATTCACAAGGAAAGAGATAGATGATCCAACAGAAGTAGAAATTGAGCTCAAGCGAAGGCTTGCTCAGATGACTGACCATTTGATTCATAAACAAGCCCAG GTTGAGGCTCTCTCCTCAGAGAAGGCAACTCTTATGTTCAGAATTGAG GCTGTCTCAAGGTTGCTAGATGAAAGCAAGTCATTGACCGAATTTTCCGCTACCTCATCAAGGGACATAGAATCAGGCAGACCTTTATTCGAAGACAGAATCCGGTCAGGCAGGAAGCACCTGGGTTCAGCACTTCAGCAGTTGGAGTCCATATTCTTGGCCGGAGTAGTGTTTTTAAGGAGGAATCCGACTGCGAAAATATGGTCCGGGATTTACTTCTTGTGCCTTCACTTGTGGGTTATTTACATTCTAATGTCCCATTCCCAAGCTTCAAATGAGATCAAATCTGGGTCTGTCATTTCCTTGGAAAACATTAACAACACTGCTGGTGTATAG
- the LOC126598801 gene encoding uncharacterized protein LOC126598801 isoform X2, producing MELGLTWPSIWMYLRMLIHSRTPARQPFLDSTKSVVEPMRGHWAPLIPIGLQFIPLKNNLTPLSLSIFQSCPSLSHTISLATSLRTQSTPDLKEVIIPPINLSCSPGRVLLTRCPSSGREEKVSGLVEEVVKPRKRWSKKEKLDLVLSLPSPCSSSIDDEYRGSLDRIGQLMTDLIMWRNVARSSLWFGLGSLFFLSFCFAKGINFRISQIGLLFLGASFVSNSICQRRAIHDPQGSSVLSYGSKVWASYNILEALYAWYAKLLINQLCCQFLKAIFLPHYLKFLTPLLN from the exons ATGGAATTGGGGCTAACGTGGCCATCAATTTGGATGTATCTCCGCATGCTCATCCACAGTAGGACACCAGCCAGGCAACCATTTCTTGATTCAACTAAATCAGTAGTGGAGCCAATGCGGGGGCATTGGGCTCCCTTGATCCCAATAGGTTTGCAATTTATccctttaaaaaataatttgaccCCTTTATCCCTTTCAATTTTCCAATCCTGCCCTTCCCTTTCTCACACTATCAGTCTCGCCACTTCTCTCAGAACCCAGTCCACACCAGATCTAAAAGAAGTCATCATTCCTCCCATCAATCTCTCTTGTTCTCCAGGTCGCGTTCTCCTGACTCGGTGTCCTTCCTCTGGTCGAGAAGAGAAAGTCTCGGGCTTAGTGGAGGAGGTTGTGAAGCCAAGAAAAAGGtggtccaagaaggaaaagctGGATTTGGTTCTCAGTTTGCCATCCCCATGTTCATCATCAA TCGATGATGAGTATCGAGGTAGTCTTGATCGAATTGGGCAACTCATGACTGATCTGATTATGTGGAGAAATGTTGCAAGGTCGAgcctttggtttggtttggggtCGCTCTTCTTCCTTTCCTTTTGCTTTGCCAAAGGAATTAACTTTAG GATTTCCCAAATCggacttttgtttttgggtgctTCATTTGTCTCCAATTCAATCTGTCAAAG GAGAGCCATCCATGATCCTCAAG GTAGCTCCGTTCTTTCTTATGGGAGCAAAGTATGGGCATCTTATAACATTTTGGAGGCTCTGTATGCTTGGTATGCCAAACTTCTAATCAACCAACTCTGTTGTCAATTTTTGAAAGCTATTTTTTTACCCCATTATCTTAAATTCCTGACTCCGCTACTGAActaa
- the LOC126598801 gene encoding reticulon-like protein B17 isoform X5, whose product MELGLTWPSIWMYLRMLIHSRTPARQPFLDSTKSVVEPMRGHWAPLIPIGLQFIPLKNNLTPLSLSIFQSCPSLSHTISLATSLRTQSTPDLKEVIIPPINLSCSPGRVLLTRCPSSGREEKVSGLVEEVVKPRKRWSKKEKLDLVLSLPSPCSSSIDDEYRGSLDRIGQLMTDLIMWRNVARSSLWFGLGSLFFLSFCFAKGINFSIFFRISQIGLLFLGASFVSNSICQRRAIHDPQGSSVLSYGSKVWASYNILEALYA is encoded by the exons ATGGAATTGGGGCTAACGTGGCCATCAATTTGGATGTATCTCCGCATGCTCATCCACAGTAGGACACCAGCCAGGCAACCATTTCTTGATTCAACTAAATCAGTAGTGGAGCCAATGCGGGGGCATTGGGCTCCCTTGATCCCAATAGGTTTGCAATTTATccctttaaaaaataatttgaccCCTTTATCCCTTTCAATTTTCCAATCCTGCCCTTCCCTTTCTCACACTATCAGTCTCGCCACTTCTCTCAGAACCCAGTCCACACCAGATCTAAAAGAAGTCATCATTCCTCCCATCAATCTCTCTTGTTCTCCAGGTCGCGTTCTCCTGACTCGGTGTCCTTCCTCTGGTCGAGAAGAGAAAGTCTCGGGCTTAGTGGAGGAGGTTGTGAAGCCAAGAAAAAGGtggtccaagaaggaaaagctGGATTTGGTTCTCAGTTTGCCATCCCCATGTTCATCATCAA TCGATGATGAGTATCGAGGTAGTCTTGATCGAATTGGGCAACTCATGACTGATCTGATTATGTGGAGAAATGTTGCAAGGTCGAgcctttggtttggtttggggtCGCTCTTCTTCCTTTCCTTTTGCTTTGCCAAAGGAATTAACTTTAG CATTTTTTTCAGGATTTCCCAAATCggacttttgtttttgggtgctTCATTTGTCTCCAATTCAATCTGTCAAAG GAGAGCCATCCATGATCCTCAAG GTAGCTCCGTTCTTTCTTATGGGAGCAAAGTATGGGCATCTTATAACATTTTGGAGGCTCTGTATGCTTG A
- the LOC126598801 gene encoding uncharacterized protein LOC126598801 isoform X4 — protein sequence MELGLTWPSIWMYLRMLIHSRTPARQPFLDSTKSVVEPMRGHWAPLIPIGLQFIPLKNNLTPLSLSIFQSCPSLSHTISLATSLRTQSTPDLKEVIIPPINLSCSPGRVLLTRCPSSGREEKVSGLVEEVVKPRKRWSKKEKLDLVLSLPSPCSSSIDDEYRGSLDRIGQLMTDLIMWRNVARSSLWFGLGSLFFLSFCFAKGINFSIFFRISQIGLLFLGASFVSNSICQRRAIHDPQGSSVLSYGSKVWASYNILEALYACCRVHL from the exons ATGGAATTGGGGCTAACGTGGCCATCAATTTGGATGTATCTCCGCATGCTCATCCACAGTAGGACACCAGCCAGGCAACCATTTCTTGATTCAACTAAATCAGTAGTGGAGCCAATGCGGGGGCATTGGGCTCCCTTGATCCCAATAGGTTTGCAATTTATccctttaaaaaataatttgaccCCTTTATCCCTTTCAATTTTCCAATCCTGCCCTTCCCTTTCTCACACTATCAGTCTCGCCACTTCTCTCAGAACCCAGTCCACACCAGATCTAAAAGAAGTCATCATTCCTCCCATCAATCTCTCTTGTTCTCCAGGTCGCGTTCTCCTGACTCGGTGTCCTTCCTCTGGTCGAGAAGAGAAAGTCTCGGGCTTAGTGGAGGAGGTTGTGAAGCCAAGAAAAAGGtggtccaagaaggaaaagctGGATTTGGTTCTCAGTTTGCCATCCCCATGTTCATCATCAA TCGATGATGAGTATCGAGGTAGTCTTGATCGAATTGGGCAACTCATGACTGATCTGATTATGTGGAGAAATGTTGCAAGGTCGAgcctttggtttggtttggggtCGCTCTTCTTCCTTTCCTTTTGCTTTGCCAAAGGAATTAACTTTAG CATTTTTTTCAGGATTTCCCAAATCggacttttgtttttgggtgctTCATTTGTCTCCAATTCAATCTGTCAAAG GAGAGCCATCCATGATCCTCAAG GTAGCTCCGTTCTTTCTTATGGGAGCAAAGTATGGGCATCTTATAACATTTTGGAGGCTCTGTATGCTTG TTGCAGAGTCCACCTCTAA
- the LOC126598801 gene encoding uncharacterized protein LOC126598801 isoform X1: MELGLTWPSIWMYLRMLIHSRTPARQPFLDSTKSVVEPMRGHWAPLIPIGLQFIPLKNNLTPLSLSIFQSCPSLSHTISLATSLRTQSTPDLKEVIIPPINLSCSPGRVLLTRCPSSGREEKVSGLVEEVVKPRKRWSKKEKLDLVLSLPSPCSSSIDDEYRGSLDRIGQLMTDLIMWRNVARSSLWFGLGSLFFLSFCFAKGINFSIFFRISQIGLLFLGASFVSNSICQRRAIHDPQGSSVLSYGSKVWASYNILEALYAWYAKLLINQLCCQFLKAIFLPHYLKFLTPLLN; the protein is encoded by the exons ATGGAATTGGGGCTAACGTGGCCATCAATTTGGATGTATCTCCGCATGCTCATCCACAGTAGGACACCAGCCAGGCAACCATTTCTTGATTCAACTAAATCAGTAGTGGAGCCAATGCGGGGGCATTGGGCTCCCTTGATCCCAATAGGTTTGCAATTTATccctttaaaaaataatttgaccCCTTTATCCCTTTCAATTTTCCAATCCTGCCCTTCCCTTTCTCACACTATCAGTCTCGCCACTTCTCTCAGAACCCAGTCCACACCAGATCTAAAAGAAGTCATCATTCCTCCCATCAATCTCTCTTGTTCTCCAGGTCGCGTTCTCCTGACTCGGTGTCCTTCCTCTGGTCGAGAAGAGAAAGTCTCGGGCTTAGTGGAGGAGGTTGTGAAGCCAAGAAAAAGGtggtccaagaaggaaaagctGGATTTGGTTCTCAGTTTGCCATCCCCATGTTCATCATCAA TCGATGATGAGTATCGAGGTAGTCTTGATCGAATTGGGCAACTCATGACTGATCTGATTATGTGGAGAAATGTTGCAAGGTCGAgcctttggtttggtttggggtCGCTCTTCTTCCTTTCCTTTTGCTTTGCCAAAGGAATTAACTTTAG CATTTTTTTCAGGATTTCCCAAATCggacttttgtttttgggtgctTCATTTGTCTCCAATTCAATCTGTCAAAG GAGAGCCATCCATGATCCTCAAG GTAGCTCCGTTCTTTCTTATGGGAGCAAAGTATGGGCATCTTATAACATTTTGGAGGCTCTGTATGCTTGGTATGCCAAACTTCTAATCAACCAACTCTGTTGTCAATTTTTGAAAGCTATTTTTTTACCCCATTATCTTAAATTCCTGACTCCGCTACTGAActaa
- the LOC126598799 gene encoding golgin candidate 2-like isoform X1: protein MANWISSKLRAAETLLQQIDQQAAESLRKNEKQIADELSLETPTKAGGSVPLKDQLKKKTLENQISDYRGKLTSDPCLNIVSNKININDDGSSGNSNRDREIVGIPKPRKSLTDSDWTQLLSSTPNRGTTSAASRGSGFPGVHSLRKDGRRQGSASSTSSLSVLEVKRSQKSGGNNIVKTPRRASGGEGSKLNAKVSDGEESGFSVSDTPERSSRVELKRDGKILEGRQLDFRDVGLNTLEEIKDKGNEENGERFDIKELSSEGNLHSVKKDDWGSNKKLEGANVGDRLRKNESNEASRSSTSDDLRRGFTSVTDGSSESDTDSGSSSDSESEREKEERRKKREKILAEKAAAKAVEAIKERENMVARLEGEKQSLEKILEEQVKQQAQEASKLQMTMMETMEAADLEKQKHNNTRMEAFVRLAKLETANADLAKSLANVQWNLQLEANQVAELRQQIELKEVNQEELRRKISDTHQTKLSMLKSMFVFGVSLCGTLFFFLVELRRKISDTHQTKLSLKKMAASKGIELEREILEAEYAFVTDKVVRLQDKAQKLEANIEFTRKEIDDPTEVEIELKRRLAQMTDHLIHKQAQVEALSSEKATLMFRIEAVSRLLDESKSLTEFSATSSRDIESGRPLFEDRIRSGRKHLGSALQQLESIFLAGVVFLRRNPTAKIWSGIYFLCLHLWVIYILMSHSQASNEIKSGSVISLENINNTAGV, encoded by the exons ATGGCGAACTGGATCTCCTCCAAGCTCAGAGCCGCCGAAACTCTCCTCCAACAG ATCGATCAGCAAGCTGCGGAGTCGCTGCGGAAAAACGAGAAGCAGATCGCCGACGAATTGAGCTTGGAGACTCCGACGAAAGCGGGGGGCAGTGTGCCTTTGAAGGATCAGTTGAAGaagaaaaccctagaaaatcaAATTAGTGATTATCGCGGAAAATTAACCAGCGATCCGTGCTTAAACATTGTTAGTAACAAGATTAACATTAATGATGATGGTAGTAGTGGTAACAGTAATAGGGATAGAGAGATTGTTGGAATTCCGAAACCAAGGAAGAGTCTTACTGATAGTGACTGGACTCAACTCCTTAGTAGTACACCGAATCGGGGAACTACTTCTGCCGCGAGTCGCGGCAGTGGTTTCCCCGGGGTTCATAGTTTGAGGAAGGATGGTAGGAGGCAGGGGAGTGCCAGTTCCACATCGAGTTTGTCGGTTTTGGAGGTTAAGAGGAGTCAAAAGAGTGGTGGTAATAATATTGTGAAGACCCCGCGGAGGGCAAGTGGTGGGGAAGGAAGTAAGTTGAATGCGAAAGTAAGTGATGGGGAGGAATCTGGCTTTTCTGTTTCAGATACACCGGAGAGGTCTTCTCGTGTTGAGTTGAAGCGTGATGGTAAGATTTTGGAAGGACGACAGTTGGATTTTAGAGATGTGGGTTTAAACACTTTGGAGGAAATAAAAGATAAGGGAAATGAGGAAAATGGTGAGCGTTTTGATATTAAGGAGCTTTCTTCCGAGGGTAATTTACATTCAGTAAAGAAGGACGATTGGGGTTCTAATAAGAAGTTAGAAGGGGCGAATGTGGGTGATCGGTTGAGAAAGAATGAGTCTAATGAAGCATCTAGAAGTTCTACCTCTGATGATTTAAGGCGAGGTTTTACTTCGGTAACTGATGGGAGCTCTGAGTCGGACACAGACTCAGGTTCAAGTTCTGATTCCGAGAGTGAGCGTgaaaaggaggaaaggagaaagaagagggaGAAGATTCTGGCGGAGAAAGCGGCAGCTAAAGCTGTGGAGGCCATCAAAGAGAGGGAAAATATGGTTGCCAGATTGGAGGGCGAGAAGCAGAGCTTGGAAAAAATACTTGAAGAGCAAGTGAAACAACAAGCACAAGAG GCTTCAAAGCTGCAAATGACTATGATGGAAACCATGGAAGCTGCTGATTTAGAAAAGCAGAAACATAACAACACTAGAATGGAAGCCTTTGTGCGGTTGGCTAAACTGGAG ACTGCAAATGCAGACCTTGCAAAATCCCTAGCCAATGTTCAATGGAATCTTCAATTAGAG GCGAATCAGGTAGCAGAACTTCGACAGCAAATTGAGTTAAAAGAAGTGAACCAGGAAG AGCTCAGGAGGAAGATCTCCGACACTCATCAAACTAAATTATCAATGTTGAAATCCATGTTTGTGTTTGGTGTATCATTATGtggaactctttttttttttcttgtagaGCTCAGGAGGAAGATCTCCGACACTCATCAAACAAAATTATCTCTAAAGAAAATGGCAGCGTCAAAAGGGATTGAACTTGAACGAGAGATTTTGGAGGCAGAGTATGCCTTTGTTACCGATAAAGTTGTGCGATTGCAAGATAAG GCACAGAAGCTGGAAGCAAACATTGAATTCACAAGGAAAGAGATAGATGATCCAACAGAAGTAGAAATTGAGCTCAAGCGAAGGCTTGCTCAGATGACTGACCATTTGATTCATAAACAAGCCCAG GTTGAGGCTCTCTCCTCAGAGAAGGCAACTCTTATGTTCAGAATTGAG GCTGTCTCAAGGTTGCTAGATGAAAGCAAGTCATTGACCGAATTTTCCGCTACCTCATCAAGGGACATAGAATCAGGCAGACCTTTATTCGAAGACAGAATCCGGTCAGGCAGGAAGCACCTGGGTTCAGCACTTCAGCAGTTGGAGTCCATATTCTTGGCCGGAGTAGTGTTTTTAAGGAGGAATCCGACTGCGAAAATATGGTCCGGGATTTACTTCTTGTGCCTTCACTTGTGGGTTATTTACATTCTAATGTCCCATTCCCAAGCTTCAAATGAGATCAAATCTGGGTCTGTCATTTCCTTGGAAAACATTAACAACACTGCTGGTGTATAG